The genomic segment GGGGCTCAACCGGGCGCTGGCTTTGCCTGCGGTGATTGCAGCCAAATTCGGCAAACCCGATCTGATTTATGCGCCCGATCCGGGTCAGCAAAAGGACGATAGCGGCCATCCTTATTACTACATTCGTCCGCTGGCGACGATCGAGCCGACCGCCATTCAATTCCAGATGCCCGTGCAAACGCCCTACGGTTTTGCGCAGATCGACCAGTTAGGGACGGCGCTCGTTAATCCGGCGAACCGCAACAAGCTGATCGTCGTGGCCTGGGAGCACAAGCTGATCGTGAAACTATTGCGGCAGATGCTGGCCGCTCATGGCGGCAACGCCGCCGACGTGCCGAAATGGCAGAGCGACGACTTCGACAGTATCTATATCGTCAAGCTCGACTGGCAAAACGGCACTGCGCGGGCGAGCTTCAAACATGACCAGCAGGGATTGAACGGTCGCGCGACGGATTGCCCCTGCGCTGCTCTGCCGGGCGCATCGGCGGTGGGATCGGCTGAATCAGCGGCTTCTGCGAGTGCGGCGCATTAATTGGGTAATACAGATGTAAGCCGGAATTACGCGCACTGCAGCGTAAATCGCGCCAAATTCGGCTCCGCCCGTTATTTGAATTGAGTTAATCAGTCGCAAACGCTTATTAGACGCGGCTTGTAGCCAGCCTCATGCGATTCCCGGCTCATTTCGGCCACGCTTCATCAGCCTTTCAAATCCTGCGACGATGCTTGCAGTCCGTAACATCTCGTCGCAGTCCCCATCCGGCTGAGTGCGTACATTGGTCCTGTGCGACAAACATACGTCGCCTCACAGGAGAACAACATGAAACGCATCGTCACTCATTTGCTGGTTGCTGCCGGACTCGCTGCGGGCGCATGCGGTGTCGCGCAAGCCCACACGGATCTGAATATCGGACTGTCGCTCGGCGCACCGGTTTATGCACAGCCGGCGCGCGTCTACGCGGCGCCGGAGCCCGTGTACTACGGGGGTTGGGATCATCGTTACGACCATCGCGACTATTATCGCGGCGACCATCGGTATGACCGTGGCTGGAACCACGACGACCATCGCGGCGGACGCGATGATCACGGCGATCGCCGTGGTGGGTGGCACGGTTAATCGCGCTTCTGAATCCAACATGTGATTCAACTTGCGCAGCCGCACCGGCCCGCTTCCACTACCGTGGAAACGGGCCGGTTGCATTCTGGATCAGGACGTTAGTTCGTCGTCGAGCGAAAACAGCTTGCGCAGATGATGCGCGACGCCCGCTTCGAAGTTGTTGCCGATACGCGGCACGTTCGGCAGACGCTTGATGAGGTCGGGATTGGCGTTGTTCATCATGAACGGATGCCCCGCCGTTTCCAGTAGATCGATGTCGTTCATGTTGTCGCCGAAAGCCACGCATTGTGACGCATCGAAGCCAAGACGCTCGAGCACGATCTGCAGCGCGCGGCCTTTCGAGACGTTCGCCGTCATCACTTCGAGGCAGTCCGGAAGCGAGTAGGTCACGTACAACGCGTCGCCGAATTCGCGTTCGAGATTTTCGGCGACTTGCGCGAGATCGGCCGGGTCGCCGATGTACAGCACCTTCGCGATGTCGACGCCGTCGTGTTTCGGCAAATCGGCGACTTCGTATGTAAAGCCCGAATCCTGGTGAAATTTCAGCAATTCAGGCGCATGGCGGTCGATCAGCCACGCCTGATCGGCGAACAGATTGACGATCACGCGGCCATGCGTGCCGACGATTTCCGGTTGCACCAGTTTCTTGACGATGGCCGGCGGCAGATCGTCGGCGTGAATCACGGTGTTGTCCGGCGCGTGAATACGCGCGCCGTTGGACGTAATCAGATACGGACTGATGCCCAGAACGTCGCGAATACCGGCGACATCGCAATAGTGACGCCCGGTTGCGATCACGAACCGCAGGCCGTCGCTTT from the Paraburkholderia fungorum genome contains:
- a CDS encoding histidine phosphatase family protein; the protein is MNRFRGLLHGLLLSVGGLCAGSLALSAAPANAADSNTETIVFVRHGEKPAQGYGQLNCQGLNRALALPAVIAAKFGKPDLIYAPDPGQQKDDSGHPYYYIRPLATIEPTAIQFQMPVQTPYGFAQIDQLGTALVNPANRNKLIVVAWEHKLIVKLLRQMLAAHGGNAADVPKWQSDDFDSIYIVKLDWQNGTARASFKHDQQGLNGRATDCPCAALPGASAVGSAESAASASAAH
- a CDS encoding Cof-type HAD-IIB family hydrolase, yielding MYKVIATDLDGTLLNADHQVDPFTIATVRKLESDGLRFVIATGRHYCDVAGIRDVLGISPYLITSNGARIHAPDNTVIHADDLPPAIVKKLVQPEIVGTHGRVIVNLFADQAWLIDRHAPELLKFHQDSGFTYEVADLPKHDGVDIAKVLYIGDPADLAQVAENLEREFGDALYVTYSLPDCLEVMTANVSKGRALQIVLERLGFDASQCVAFGDNMNDIDLLETAGHPFMMNNANPDLIKRLPNVPRIGNNFEAGVAHHLRKLFSLDDELTS
- a CDS encoding PXPV repeat protein, yielding MKRIVTHLLVAAGLAAGACGVAQAHTDLNIGLSLGAPVYAQPARVYAAPEPVYYGGWDHRYDHRDYYRGDHRYDRGWNHDDHRGGRDDHGDRRGGWHG